Proteins encoded together in one Candidatus Nitrosocaldus cavascurensis window:
- the aroD gene encoding type I 3-dehydroquinate dehydratase has protein sequence MIISYKICTSIQARDSSRSLALDVARAFNEGSDMVEVRFDYSSKEAINDLLDVVMEHRDRMIFTCRSRDEGGAFNGSEAERLMVLKRLASFRPMLLDVEYKTVERDEELYDHLRALNCDLLISYHDFNNTPSRNRLAEIMDGMLKYSRNVKIVTMAKSVEDNESILSLYDIIKDKYKKKDGIQLVAFCMGEHGLASRVLCTMLGAPYTYAALDKPLAPSQLTLRQMRMIYKVMDENGYAKSIRNDRYTIDMVARLIGSVLHDMHG, from the coding sequence ATGATTATTAGTTATAAGATATGTACAAGCATACAAGCAAGAGATAGCAGTAGGAGCCTTGCATTGGATGTAGCAAGAGCATTCAACGAAGGCTCAGATATGGTAGAGGTTAGGTTTGATTACTCCAGCAAGGAGGCTATAAATGATCTACTAGATGTGGTTATGGAGCATAGGGATAGGATGATCTTCACATGCAGGAGCAGGGATGAAGGAGGAGCCTTCAATGGGAGTGAGGCTGAGAGGTTGATGGTGCTGAAGAGGCTAGCATCATTCAGACCAATGCTGCTTGATGTTGAGTACAAGACTGTAGAGAGGGATGAGGAGTTGTATGATCATCTGAGGGCACTTAACTGTGATCTTCTCATATCATACCATGACTTCAACAATACACCAAGCAGGAATAGACTTGCTGAGATAATGGATGGGATGTTAAAGTATAGCAGGAATGTGAAGATAGTAACGATGGCAAAGAGCGTAGAAGATAATGAGAGCATACTCTCACTATACGATATTATAAAGGATAAGTATAAGAAGAAGGATGGTATCCAACTAGTAGCATTCTGCATGGGGGAGCATGGATTAGCATCAAGAGTACTATGCACAATGCTTGGTGCACCATACACCTACGCTGCTCTAGACAAACCTCTAGCACCATCCCAACTCACGCTAAGGCAGATGAGAATGATATACAAAGTCATGGATGAGAATGGCTATGCAAAGAGCATAAGGAATGACAGATATACTATAGATATGGTAGCAAGGCTTATAGGCTCTGTATTACATGATATGCATGGATAG
- a CDS encoding 3-dehydroquinate synthase II translates to MLDKIGKGYKSLIVKPLGSNIESFLSQLRDEGIRYIYIDPSLLSSSSLDYFVTVYESDDADMKVCSSIDELIKTKSSGKSAGLLVNVKSKRDEDTIVDAAKHNADFVLVDADDWKIIPLENIIAKLQGMKSMILAYARDANEVRTLLNVLQVGVDGVVLEASDIASVRQSLVYMQSKEFKLVYAVVKDVRDSGVGERACIDTASMLKVGEGMLIGSRANFLFLMHNEAIGSEFTSPRPFRVNAGAVHCYTLMPDGRTKYLSEIEAGDEVLIVNMDGKARNAIVGRVKIETRPMRLVKAEVDVDGVKEEGSIIVQNAETIRFIGRDNRLIAVTDLKVGDEVLVYAKGSRGRHFGIEVDEFILEK, encoded by the coding sequence ATGTTAGACAAGATTGGCAAAGGTTACAAATCCTTAATTGTTAAGCCTCTGGGCTCCAACATAGAATCATTCCTATCCCAACTGAGGGATGAGGGTATAAGGTACATCTACATAGATCCATCATTGCTATCATCCTCATCACTTGATTACTTTGTAACAGTATATGAGAGCGATGATGCTGATATGAAGGTATGCTCAAGCATTGATGAACTCATCAAGACAAAGAGCAGTGGCAAGAGCGCTGGCTTACTTGTAAATGTTAAGAGCAAGAGGGATGAGGATACTATAGTTGATGCTGCAAAGCATAATGCTGATTTTGTGCTAGTTGATGCTGATGATTGGAAGATAATACCATTGGAGAATATAATAGCGAAGTTACAGGGCATGAAGAGTATGATACTTGCATATGCAAGGGATGCTAATGAGGTTAGGACATTGCTTAACGTACTCCAAGTAGGAGTTGATGGTGTTGTCCTTGAGGCTAGTGATATAGCAAGTGTTAGGCAGAGTCTTGTTTACATGCAGAGTAAGGAGTTCAAACTTGTATATGCGGTAGTGAAGGATGTGAGGGACTCTGGTGTTGGAGAGAGAGCATGCATAGATACAGCATCCATGCTGAAGGTTGGAGAAGGGATGCTTATAGGAAGTAGGGCAAACTTTCTATTCCTCATGCACAACGAGGCTATAGGCTCTGAGTTCACATCCCCAAGACCGTTCAGGGTTAATGCTGGAGCAGTACACTGCTACACACTCATGCCAGATGGTAGGACAAAGTACCTCTCAGAGATCGAGGCTGGGGATGAGGTGCTTATAGTGAATATGGATGGGAAGGCTAGGAACGCTATTGTGGGAAGGGTTAAGATAGAGACTAGGCCTATGAGGCTTGTTAAGGCTGAGGTTGATGTAGATGGGGTAAAGGAGGAGGGTAGCATAATAGTACAGAATGCAGAGACTATAAGGTTCATAGGCAGGGATAACAGGCTCATAGCAGTTACAGATCTTAAGGTTGGGGATGAGGTGCTTGTGTATGCAAAGGGTAGCAGAGGAAGGCACTTTGGCATAGAGGTTGATGAGTTCATCCTTGAGAAGTAA
- a CDS encoding 2-amino-3,7-dideoxy-D-threo-hept-6-ulosonate synthase, whose translation MVTGREIRLSRILRDGKMLCIPMDHGISSGPIAGIDDIHSMIYRCEDSGLTSVLINKGILRSMPRPSKVGIIVHLSGSTSLGPAPNRKVLMGSVEDAVRLGADGVSVHINIGSKEEPEMLIKLGHVASECIEWNMPLIAMMYPRGENIKNPHDPDVVAHTARVGAEAGADIVKTVYTGDPDSFRRVVKGCPVPIVIAGGPKTSNDEEVLEMTKGAMEAGAVGVTFGRNIFQHRDPPAMIRALASIIFENASVKEALKEIGE comes from the coding sequence ATGGTTACTGGGAGGGAGATTAGGCTAAGCAGGATACTGAGGGATGGGAAGATGCTCTGCATCCCAATGGATCATGGCATCTCCTCTGGCCCAATAGCAGGGATAGATGATATCCATAGCATGATATACAGATGCGAGGATTCTGGGCTTACAAGTGTGCTTATTAATAAGGGTATATTGAGGAGCATGCCTAGACCAAGCAAAGTTGGTATCATAGTCCATCTCTCAGGTAGCACAAGCCTTGGTCCTGCACCAAACAGGAAGGTGCTTATGGGCAGCGTTGAGGATGCTGTTAGGCTTGGTGCTGATGGTGTATCTGTGCACATAAACATAGGCTCCAAGGAGGAGCCTGAGATGCTCATCAAGCTAGGGCATGTAGCAAGTGAGTGTATAGAGTGGAATATGCCATTGATAGCAATGATGTACCCTAGAGGTGAGAATATAAAGAATCCACATGATCCAGATGTTGTTGCACATACAGCAAGGGTTGGTGCTGAGGCTGGTGCAGATATTGTGAAGACTGTCTACACTGGAGATCCTGACAGCTTTAGGAGGGTAGTCAAGGGATGCCCTGTACCCATAGTTATTGCAGGAGGCCCAAAGACAAGTAACGATGAGGAGGTGTTGGAGATGACAAAAGGGGCAATGGAGGCTGGAGCAGTAGGTGTTACATTTGGCAGGAACATATTCCAGCACAGAGACCCTCCAGCCATGATAAGGGCTCTAGCAAGCATAATATTTGAGAATGCAAGTGTTAAAGAGGCGTTGAAGGAGATAGGTGAGTAA
- a CDS encoding TRAM domain-containing protein, with product MRPKPVEKGQEYTVRIDEMSKKGDGVARIKGFVIFVQGAEIGKEYKIRISNVANRFATAEIVA from the coding sequence ATAAGACCTAAGCCAGTAGAGAAGGGACAGGAGTACACAGTAAGGATAGATGAGATGAGCAAGAAGGGCGATGGTGTTGCAAGGATCAAGGGTTTTGTTATATTCGTGCAGGGCGCAGAGATAGGTAAGGAGTACAAGATAAGGATATCCAACGTTGCAAACAGGTTTGCAACAGCAGAGATCGTAGCTTAG
- a CDS encoding sulfurtransferase TusA family protein translates to MSSEVSQDVKTIDVRGLFCPEPVFRTKIAMERLSVGSMLRVIADDPDAEEDIKRWVQRTGHELISLSKEGSNLIFLIRKK, encoded by the coding sequence ATGAGTAGTGAAGTTAGTCAGGATGTAAAGACTATAGATGTAAGAGGCTTATTCTGTCCTGAACCAGTGTTCAGAACAAAGATTGCAATGGAGAGGCTCTCTGTTGGTAGCATGCTTAGGGTTATTGCTGATGATCCAGATGCTGAGGAGGATATAAAGAGGTGGGTTCAAAGAACAGGCCATGAACTGATCAGCCTAAGCAAGGAAGGAAGCAATCTGATCTTCCTTATAAGGAAGAAGTAG
- a CDS encoding pyridoxal-phosphate dependent enzyme: MKALTPELLNKIGNTPLIELRSFSSSRVRVLAKLEWFNPFGSVKDRAAYWMFKDAEGKGLIARGKHVIIEPTSGNTGIALAGIARLLGYEVEIVIPEKVSKETKDILRALGANLYETSDDLCPRVGVGTDQSISLAKAIARARPDKYYMPNQYENDANFLAHYEGTGPEIWAQTNGKVTHFVAGVGTGGTITGVGLYLKERNKAIRVIAVQPQKQHLIQGLRNFEESNIPTLFERRANVVDEWHTITNEESFKMVRELYERERLLVGPSSGCAMAAVCKVKERIESSLDRVEEDYDGDDGNRNGNGNGRRENIIVVVFADNGRKFRSLYSQQGVFSNEEFDDALRNAIMLGESFF; this comes from the coding sequence ATGAAGGCATTAACACCAGAACTCCTGAATAAGATAGGTAATACGCCATTGATAGAGTTAAGATCGTTCTCAAGTAGCAGGGTAAGGGTACTTGCAAAGTTGGAGTGGTTCAATCCTTTCGGCTCTGTCAAGGATAGAGCAGCGTACTGGATGTTCAAGGATGCAGAGGGTAAAGGGCTAATAGCTAGAGGTAAGCATGTTATAATAGAACCAACATCTGGTAACACTGGGATAGCACTTGCAGGGATAGCAAGGCTTTTAGGCTATGAGGTTGAGATAGTCATACCTGAGAAGGTAAGTAAGGAGACCAAGGACATCCTTAGAGCATTAGGAGCAAACCTCTACGAGACATCTGATGATCTCTGCCCTAGGGTAGGTGTTGGCACAGATCAAAGCATATCCCTAGCAAAGGCAATAGCAAGGGCTAGACCAGATAAGTACTACATGCCCAATCAGTATGAGAATGATGCTAACTTCCTTGCACACTATGAGGGTACTGGTCCTGAGATATGGGCACAGACAAATGGTAAGGTAACACACTTTGTAGCAGGGGTTGGTACTGGAGGTACTATAACTGGTGTAGGGCTCTACTTGAAGGAGAGGAACAAGGCTATAAGGGTTATAGCAGTTCAGCCTCAGAAGCAGCATCTGATCCAAGGACTAAGGAACTTTGAAGAGTCCAATATACCAACACTCTTTGAGCGTAGGGCAAATGTTGTTGATGAATGGCACACTATAACAAATGAGGAGTCATTCAAGATGGTTAGAGAACTGTATGAGAGGGAGAGGCTTCTAGTAGGACCATCATCTGGATGTGCAATGGCTGCAGTATGCAAGGTTAAGGAGAGGATAGAGTCCTCATTAGATAGAGTTGAGGAGGATTATGATGGTGATGATGGTAATAGAAATGGTAATGGTAATGGAAGAAGGGAGAATATCATAGTTGTAGTATTTGCAGATAACGGTAGAAAGTTCAGAAGCCTATATTCTCAGCAAGGTGTATTCAGTAATGAAGAGTTCGATGATGCATTAAGGAATGCTATCATGCTTGGTGAATCGTTCTTTTAA
- the trxB gene encoding thioredoxin-disulfide reductase: protein MSNSIHISTISMEEGGELKPKYSVIILGSGPAGLTAAIYTARAKLDTLVISGNLPGGQLMNTGTVENFPGFPHGIFGPELMMNMRAQAERFGATILDDVATSVDFMHNPFIINTVDKRFEADAVIIATGASPRKLGLKSEERFAGKGVSYCATCDGPFFKGEDLVVVGGGDSAVEEALFLTKFANRVQIVHRRDKLRASKILQERAFTNPKISFVWNSVVEDILGDRKVNAVLIRDLTTDKRYELKCGGVFVAIGHEPNTQIFKGQIDMDEHGYIKVRDRTRSNIDGVFVAGDVHDPVYRQAITAAGFGCMAALDVERYLAEKYHHNK from the coding sequence ATGTCCAACTCCATACACATATCAACAATATCTATGGAGGAGGGTGGAGAACTCAAGCCAAAGTACTCAGTTATAATCCTTGGCTCTGGTCCTGCAGGTCTGACTGCTGCCATATACACTGCAAGGGCAAAGTTGGATACGCTTGTGATAAGTGGTAACCTTCCAGGAGGGCAGTTGATGAACACAGGCACTGTGGAGAACTTTCCAGGCTTCCCCCATGGGATATTTGGACCAGAGTTGATGATGAATATGCGTGCTCAGGCAGAAAGGTTTGGAGCAACCATACTGGATGACGTTGCTACAAGTGTTGATTTCATGCATAATCCCTTCATAATAAACACTGTGGATAAGAGGTTTGAGGCAGATGCTGTTATAATTGCCACTGGAGCATCACCAAGGAAGCTTGGTTTGAAGAGTGAGGAGAGGTTTGCTGGCAAAGGTGTATCGTACTGTGCAACATGCGATGGACCATTCTTCAAGGGCGAGGATTTAGTTGTAGTTGGGGGAGGGGATAGTGCAGTTGAAGAGGCACTATTCCTAACAAAGTTTGCAAATAGGGTTCAGATAGTGCATAGGAGGGATAAGTTGAGGGCAAGCAAGATACTGCAAGAGAGGGCATTCACAAACCCAAAGATAAGTTTTGTATGGAACTCTGTGGTTGAGGATATACTTGGAGATAGGAAGGTTAACGCAGTACTCATAAGGGATCTCACAACTGATAAGAGGTATGAGTTGAAGTGTGGAGGGGTATTCGTTGCTATAGGACATGAGCCTAACACACAGATATTCAAGGGTCAGATAGATATGGATGAACATGGCTACATAAAGGTTAGAGATCGTACAAGGAGCAATATAGATGGTGTATTCGTTGCTGGGGATGTACATGATCCAGTGTATAGACAGGCTATAACTGCTGCTGGGTTTGGGTGCATGGCTGCTCTAGATGTTGAGAGGTATCTTGCTGAGAAGTATCATCATAACAAATAA
- a CDS encoding sulfide-dependent adenosine diphosphate thiazole synthase, which produces MHMPIFAKVSEKEITRAIAEMFHETFMEYADSDVIIIGAGPAGLMAGRDLARRGFKTLIVEQNNYLGGGFWIGGFMMNPITIRAPANKILDELGVKYKEVSDGLYATPGPNACSKLIASACDAGVKFLNLTKFDDLVLRRNRVAGVVVNWMPVSALPRNITCVDPVALEAKVVIDASGHDAVAVKRLMDRGLVKFSGMNPMWVEQSEDLVVEHTSEVYPGLIAAGMSVAETFGLPRMGPTFGAMLLSGRRAAEIAAMKLKEEVEVSVEP; this is translated from the coding sequence ATGCATATGCCTATATTTGCAAAGGTGAGCGAGAAGGAGATAACCAGAGCTATAGCGGAGATGTTCCATGAGACGTTCATGGAGTATGCTGATAGCGATGTTATAATAATAGGTGCTGGTCCTGCAGGGCTTATGGCTGGAAGGGATCTTGCAAGAAGAGGATTCAAGACACTCATAGTTGAGCAGAACAACTACCTTGGAGGAGGGTTCTGGATTGGAGGCTTCATGATGAACCCTATAACCATCAGGGCTCCAGCAAACAAGATCTTAGATGAGTTGGGTGTGAAGTATAAAGAGGTTAGCGATGGTCTATACGCAACTCCTGGTCCCAATGCATGCTCCAAGTTGATAGCATCTGCATGTGATGCTGGAGTGAAGTTCCTTAACCTAACAAAGTTTGATGACCTAGTGCTTAGGAGGAATAGGGTTGCTGGTGTTGTTGTTAACTGGATGCCAGTATCTGCACTCCCAAGGAACATAACATGCGTTGATCCAGTAGCACTAGAGGCTAAGGTTGTTATAGATGCATCTGGTCATGATGCTGTTGCTGTGAAGAGGCTCATGGATAGAGGGCTAGTTAAGTTCTCTGGCATGAACCCAATGTGGGTTGAGCAGTCTGAGGATTTGGTAGTTGAGCATACATCAGAGGTTTACCCAGGACTGATAGCTGCTGGAATGAGTGTTGCTGAGACATTTGGGCTCCCAAGGATGGGACCTACATTTGGTGCCATGCTACTATCTGGAAGGAGGGCAGCAGAGATAGCAGCAATGAAGTTGAAGGAAGAGGTTGAGGTAAGCGTAGAACCCTGA
- a CDS encoding cation diffusion facilitator family transporter: MDSDSSGSDDHTVGFDAGRRVSKIAFITLFALGVAEVAIGLISNSVVLIADGIDSFGDSAIILIVLLGLFFATKQNNNSKGSNGSGNDANQPWLGYYKIESFAAFVAAIGMVGMGIVIIVRAVEALINPIEIVHPEIALITLAFAAGISGYRAVQMNRIAGRYKLLSLKAGARNAIKDSMASVIGFFSILVAVYLGFPQADPIGAIIIAAFIFSISYYILKDSSLVLLDIISNPQMVEQVKTLIERSHGVKVSSISLRPMGPFLYADINVVLDGSMTVAEFKRLANSIKKSVRKRFPSIQRLTVIIEQS, from the coding sequence ATGGATAGCGATAGTAGTGGTAGTGATGATCATACCGTGGGTTTTGATGCTGGTAGAAGGGTATCCAAGATAGCATTCATAACCCTATTTGCGCTTGGGGTTGCTGAGGTAGCCATAGGATTAATAAGCAATAGTGTAGTGCTCATAGCAGATGGTATAGACTCGTTTGGTGACTCTGCAATAATACTCATAGTACTACTTGGCTTATTCTTTGCTACTAAGCAGAATAATAATAGTAAGGGAAGCAATGGTTCAGGCAATGATGCAAACCAACCTTGGTTAGGCTACTACAAGATAGAGAGCTTCGCTGCATTCGTTGCTGCAATAGGCATGGTTGGAATGGGTATAGTGATAATAGTTAGAGCAGTAGAGGCGTTGATCAATCCTATAGAGATTGTGCATCCAGAGATAGCATTGATAACCCTTGCATTTGCTGCTGGCATATCTGGCTATAGGGCAGTGCAGATGAATAGGATAGCAGGTAGGTATAAACTACTCTCATTGAAGGCTGGAGCAAGGAATGCAATAAAGGATAGCATGGCCTCAGTGATAGGGTTCTTCAGCATACTTGTAGCAGTGTACCTTGGTTTCCCACAGGCAGATCCCATAGGCGCTATAATAATAGCAGCATTCATCTTCTCCATATCATACTACATACTCAAGGACTCTTCATTGGTGCTCTTGGATATAATAAGTAATCCTCAGATGGTTGAGCAGGTAAAGACCCTTATAGAGAGGAGCCATGGTGTGAAGGTTAGCAGTATATCATTGCGTCCTATGGGTCCATTCTTGTATGCTGATATAAATGTGGTGCTTGATGGTAGCATGACTGTTGCTGAGTTCAAGAGACTTGCTAATAGCATAAAGAAGAGTGTAAGGAAGAGGTTCCCCAGCATTCAGAGGTTAACAGTGATAATAGAGCAGTCATGA